In a single window of the Solea senegalensis isolate Sse05_10M linkage group LG1, IFAPA_SoseM_1, whole genome shotgun sequence genome:
- the jcada gene encoding junctional protein associated with coronary artery disease, whose protein sequence is MYSVEDLLISHGYKLPKHSTSSPTPTPAPASSSPPPSYNKHNEILENRPTSRTVNGYERGSGATYGNGGSSRQPPPPFSSGCTNNNNEPRDRSQPRREGESRSHVDTHSLGESLTSDSGFCDATRGPQSQTKDLSYWRRRGQDFTVLLDYADHGGHRGYVRSEGPQQARGQEMSADERQRAAQERQCWAAQVQAQAHAQVHTQAQAQARSREREAALHQWKMASERKCQSLGTDEWHPAVNFGRQLSQSDGEWWAQEQQRIHARTPEGMVVHPRAKAKSQSLPRMLQPESLQYVDRASSGQELYRRVNGHPLSHHDLYRATRWPENGRPASANQLSMTPKPRFTRPPRPPSYELHQQIRGSYEMLSATLPQARDRTPLPISRTSDPQLDYFAQDSGPPGYIPPPSYKRAPIMAAGRRGYGEIAVDYRYRGDVYQQIQVAPDGSHWFTRHPAASWPDPQRERSLSSQKQLYPVYTTKEHIGGGVQYISFDDPRIRHISSALGGNSLTDADKIRHIRNELPSVTVSEPASDDSAFLPPPLGPFIAAKLADDANQMSCSNLDNDNNRWHRDLHKETVDNFPATDQNYNNRYPKNHRPPSSPSSTFHSPLTRSCSRQGPNSDQVFAETITQVKKIAPDSGPENNRNTKRRVSETIFCLVSVPVHTPGNISKDLSADQNNNETIPSLTVTNTETFAVGLKEAQSIRSKSVNEMPIKPHYSHCHTSSISSMRNYKRAPLMKEIIDAWALQASEDKELCYAGSWPGNQYRNQETQTGSPLTVVKSPEPQSPPGGLEPIQSVSDTTADIGVGTDNTCGYSMTGQRNLHLSSNSAFSRLSLSPVQPPSMQPPQQPLQQDPPTSPSKAQEQANQQPPSPRKTNSCPPECAEQVAFGQFLLKPVNRRPCDLIGELESINKKMEDTISKRPHMGQATDNLDGMNNRIDPFKSEAHFIAGPEPGREALSLPPMHTEKPTSIKVRSKSFHSTSDLDSMDVRGTFSRPEANNMSPTNEQTVLPSAGLIDNCLLSSLSLQNDQLYRQDIPVPEESMLRDVGLTVYTETPGGPGEPVQRSLSVPSPLSHKETHQSVQRQTDIAPLKNGGSPERKSDKELQAETDSERQPKLDNVPPVRGELNLSRASSESRSSPKKEGSPHITRLIREASFLLEEEVDNETYAITEALTYKNELTIADEHLENLLFKEKANTLPTEDLSNLYEVKSAKGIPENESIEQRAARILGIAVPVEALGVADNQDETNTTGGRKELNPKEETKQVIGDWAHVREETMIVHQEETEEVQGTGLGVDYEEGDRQKHSSNHSNDDHSQGDECQAALVLDLPEFPPSKLLLSLPVTPDEKLALSMCSGEKKARGGACKLIESLQDKLNSSASSSATSFSRSTTDRMARLKELDSVSRIRRLSLKGSESGGEADSAEKDGDREETDVQEETKEEVEKQEGEAKKLEVEGTEEVYDENRNAHETQDESGDTKDVCKPKEVNKVICKEEQTQEEEVGEINVEIALKVDSDERTEIGVGGGEVDLRIVEEDNEKPVGKLRDGQNAEADSRDETLLGTEKVVVPKPKQRTRLQKPPLLPKPRSVPKREVTPSQHPSLGSGISGPSNIEDEETVFVSDTYDPSRVERV, encoded by the exons ATGTACAGCGTGGAGGACCTCCTCATCTCTCATGGATACAAGCTGCCTAAGCATAGCACCTCCTCACCCACACCTACCCCAGCTCCAGCGTCCTCATCGCCACCGCCATCctacaacaaacacaatgaaatccTGGAGAACAGACCCACCTCCAGGACAGTGAATGGCTACGAAAGAGGATCTGGGGCAACCTATGGGAACGGCGGCAGTAGCaggcagccgccgccgccgttcAGCAGTGGCTGCACCAACAACAATAACGAACCCAGGGACAGGAGCCAACCCAGACGCGAGGGTGAGAGCCGCAGCCATGTTGACACCCACTCCCTGGGAGAGTCGCTCACCTCAGACAGTGG GTTCTGTGATGCCACCAGAGGTCCACAATCACAGACAAAGGACTTGTCCTACTGGAGGAGAAGAGGCCAGGATTTCACTGTGCTTCTGGATTATGCTGACCACGGAGGACACAGGGGTTACGTCAGGTCAGAGGGGCCTCAGCAAGCCAGAGGCCAAGAGATGTCTGCAGACGAGCGTCAGAGGGCAGCTCAGGAGAGGCAGTGCTGGGCGGCCCAGGTCCAGGCTCAGGCCCATGCCCAGGTCCACACACAGGCCCAGGCTCAGGCTCGCTCTCGAGAAAGGGAGGCTGCTCTTCATCAATGGAAAATGGCAAGTGAGAGGAAATGCCAGAGCCTGGGAACGGACGAGTGGCATCCAGCTGTGAACTTTGGCCGCCAGCTTTCACAGAGTGATGGCGAGTGGTGGGCTCAGGAGCAGCAGCGCATTCATGCCAGGACACCTGAGGGCATGGTAGTCCACCCAAGGGCCAAAGCCAAATCACAGTCCCTGCCCAGGATGTTGCAGCCTGAGAGCCTGCAATATGTGGACAGAGCCTCATCTGGTCAGGAATTGTATAGGCGGGTTAATGGCCACCCACTGTCACACCATGACCTTTACAGGGCCACCCGCTGGCCCGAGAACGGCAGGCCAGCTAGTGCCAACCAACTGTCAATGACACCAAAGCCCCGCTTCACCCGACCTCCACGACCTCCCTCCTACGAGTTGCACCAGCAGATCAGGGGAAGCTACGAGATGCTGTCTGCTACTCTTCCACAAGCTCGAGACAGAACACCACTTCCCATATCAAGAACAAGTGACCCCCAACTGGACTATTTTGCACAGGACTCTGGACCCCCAGGATACATCCCTCCCCCATCATACAAAAGAGCCCCTATAATGGCAGCGGGACGTCGAGGATATGGCGAAATTGCTGTTGACTACAG ATACCGAGGGGATGTGTACCAGCAGATACAAGTGGCTCCAGATGGATCTCACTGGTTCACCAGACATCCAGCTGCTTCCTGGCCTGAtcctcagagagagaggagcttgTCCAGCCAGAAACAGCTTTACCCTGTGTATACCACCAAGGAGCACATAGGTGGAGGGGTCCAGTATATCTCCTTTGATGACCCACGTATCCGGCACATTTCCTCAGCCCTGGGAGGCAACTCCCTGACAGACGCTGACAAGATCCGCCACATTCGCAATGAGCTTCCCAGTGTCACCGTGTCTGAACCTGCGTCCGACGACAGTGCCTTTTTGCCCCCACCGTTGGGGCCTTTCATCGCTGCCAAACTGGCCGATGATGCCAACCAGATGTCTTGTAGCAACCttgacaatgacaataacagGTGGCACAGAGATTTGCACAAAGAAACTGTCGATAACTTCCCAGCAACTGACCAAAATTACAATAATAGATATCCCAAAAACCACCGGCCTCCTTCATCGCCCTCCTCAACCTTCCATTCTCCATTAACAAGAAGTTGTTCCCGCCAGGGGCCCAACTCTGACCAAGTCTTTGCAGAAACGATCACCCAAGTCAAGAAAATTGCCCCAGATTCGGGGCCTGAGAACAACAGGAACACAaagaggagagtgagtgagaccaTCTTCTGCCTTGTGTCCGTCCCTGTTCACACACCCGGTAACATCAGCAAAGACTTATCAGCAGATCAGAACAACAATGAGACCATACCGAGCCTGACTGTCACCAACACAGAAACCTTTGCTGTAGGCCTCAAAGAGGCTCAAAGCATTCGAAGCAAGTCTGTGAATGAGATGCCCATCAAACCCCACTACTCTCATTGCCACACCAGCAGCATATCCTCAATGAGGAATTACAAGAGGGCTCCATTAATGAAGGAGATAATAGATGCTTGGGCACTCCAAGCCAGTGAAGACAAAGAGCTGTGCTATGCCGGTTCCTGGCCTGGAAACCAGTACCGAAATCAGGAAACACAGACTGGCTCACCTCTGACAGTGGTAAAAAGTCCAGAACCCCAGAGTCCCCCTGGGGGACTGGAGCCAATCCAGTCCGTCTCAGACACAACCGCTGACATTGGTGTGGGGACAGACAATACTTGTGGTTACTCCATGACAGGCCAGCGAAATCTTCATCTCTCCAGCAACAGCGCCTTCTCTCGTCTTAGTCTCAGTCCAGTACAGCCACCATCAATGCAGCCGCCACAGCAACCATTACAGCAAGACCCACCCACCTCTCCATCCAAGGCCCAGGAACAGGCAAACCAGCAGCCACCCTCTCCCAGGAAGACCAACTCCTGTCCCCCAGAGTGTGCAGAACAAGTGGCCTTTGGACAGTTTCTCTTAAAGCCTGTGAACCGACGACCATGTGATCTCATTGGGGAACTGGAGAGCATTAATAAGAAAATGGAAGACACAATCAGCAAGAGGCCCCATATGGGTCAGGCCACTGATAATCTGGACGGGATGAATAATAGAATAGACCCATTTAAATCAGAAGCACATTTCATTGCTGGTCCAGAACCAGGCAGGGAAGCACTCAGTCTTCCACCAATGCACACAGAAAAACCCACCAGTATAAAGGTCAGATCAAAGTCTTTTCATTCTACCAGTGATCTTGACTCCATGGATGTGAGGGGAACATTCTCCAGGCCTGAGGCCAACAATATGTCCCCAACAAATGAGCAAACGGTGCTACCCAGTGCAGGCCTTATAGACAATTGCCTCTTGTCCTCACTGTCCCTACAAAATGACCAGCTCTATAGACAGGATATCCCAGTCCCTGAAGAGTCCATGCTGAGAGATGTGGGGCTAACTGTATACACAGAGACTCCTGGTGGTCCTGGAGAACCAGTGCAGCGATCGCTTTCAGTCCCATCACCACTCAGTCATAAGGAAACGCATCAGTCAGTGCAGCGGCAGACTGACATAGCGCCACTTAAAAACGGTGGTAGTCCTGAGCGCAAATCAGACAAAGAACTTCAAGCTGAGACGGATTCAGAGAGACAACCTAAATTAGACAATGTTCCACCAGTCAGGGGGGAGTTAAATTTAAGCAGAGCCAGCAGTGAAAGCAGATCATCACCCAAGAAAGAAGGTTCACCACATATCACACGGCTAATCAGGGAGGCTTCCTTCCTGTTAGAGGAGGAGGTTGATAACGAGACATATGCCATCACAGAGGCTCTGACCTATAAGAATGAGTTAACGATAGCAGATGAGCACCTGGAGAACTTGCTGTTTAAAGAGAAAGCAAACACTTTACCTACAGAGGACTTGAGCAACCTATATGAGGTCAAAAGTGCAAAAGGTATTCCTGAAAACGAGTCCATCGAGCAGAGGGCAGCAAGGATCCTGGGTATAGCTGTTCCAGTGGAGGCTTTAGGTGTGGCCGACAACCAGGATGAGACAAACACCACTGGTGGAAGAAAAGAACTGAATCCAAAAGAAGAGACAAAGCAAGTGATTGGAGATTGGGCGCATGTCAGAGAAGAGACAATGATTGTCCACcaggaagagacagaggaggtaCAGGGGACAGGATTAGGCGTTGACTATGAGGAAGGTGACAGACAAAAGCACAGCAGCAATCACAGTAATGATGACCACAGCCAGGGGGATGAGTGTCAGGCAGCTTTAGTACTGGACCTGCCTGAGTTCCCACCCAGTAAGCTCCTCCTATCCCTACCTGTCACTCCAGATGAGAAGCTGGCACTGAGCATGTGCAGCGGGGAGAAGAAGGCACGAGGCGGTGCGTGCAAACTAATCGAATCCCTCCAAGATAAGCTAAACTCTTCTGCGTCTTCATCTGCCACATCCTTCAGCCGATCGACCACAGACAGAATGGCTCGTCTGAAAGAGCTGGACTCGGTGTCTCGAATCAGACGCCTAAGTCTCAAAGGGTCCGAGTCTGGAGGAGAAGCTGATTCTGCGGAGAAGGACGGCGACAGAGAGGAGACGGACGTTCaagaagagacaaaagaggAAGTGGAGAAGCAAGAAGGAGAGGCTAAGAAACTGGAGGTAGAAGGAACGGAGGAGGTCTATGATGAAAATAGAAATGCACATGAAACACAGGATGAGTCGGGAGACACCAAAGACGTCTGTAAACCTAAAGAAGTGAATAAAGTCATATGTAAGGAAGagcaaacacaagaggaagagGTAGGGGAGATAAATGTTGAGATTGCACTGAAAGTAGACAGCGATGAGAGAACAGAAATAGGTGTTGGAGGTGGAGAAGTGGACCTGAGAATTGTGGAGGAAGACAACGAAAAGCCAGTGGGGAAATTGAGAGATGGACAGAATGCAGAGGCGGACAGCAGAGATGAAACTTTACTGGGCACAGAGAAAGTAGTTGTGCCCAAACCAAAGCAGCGCACCAGGCTCCAGAAGCCTCCTCTGCTTCCTAAACCACGCAGCGTTCCCAAGAGAGAAGTAACACCATCCCAGCATCCCAGCCTGGGCTCTGGGATCAGTGGGCCCTCAAATATCGAGGATGAGGAGACGGTTTTTGTTTCAG ACACCTACGACCCCAGTCGAGTGGAGAGAGTGTAA